One region of Stigmatella erecta genomic DNA includes:
- a CDS encoding response regulator, giving the protein MSTGSGQQKEELLPSGTTDQLYTTHDISRLLQVDPSTVSKWIDRGILMAFRTPGGHRRVRSTDLRSFLIAHQMPVPDELGSGTVKLLVVDDERPVLDAIKRAFKPYTAQVELQSTSSGVEALLLVSEQKPHGMLIDLNMPDIDGLEVCRRIRARKQMESVRLITMTSNHSPDVVEQSKQAGAIACLAKPLDVQQVLELFRIPLALGVKK; this is encoded by the coding sequence ATGAGCACCGGATCTGGTCAGCAAAAAGAAGAGTTGCTGCCGTCGGGAACGACGGACCAGCTGTACACCACCCACGACATCAGCCGTCTGCTGCAGGTGGATCCCTCGACCGTCAGCAAGTGGATTGACCGGGGTATCCTGATGGCGTTCCGCACGCCAGGCGGGCACCGCCGTGTCCGCTCGACGGACCTGCGCTCCTTCCTCATCGCCCACCAGATGCCGGTGCCGGATGAGCTGGGCAGTGGGACGGTGAAGCTGCTGGTGGTGGACGACGAGCGCCCCGTGCTGGACGCCATCAAGCGCGCGTTCAAGCCCTACACGGCCCAGGTGGAGCTGCAGAGCACCAGCAGCGGCGTGGAAGCGCTGCTGCTCGTCTCCGAGCAGAAGCCCCACGGCATGCTCATCGACCTGAACATGCCGGACATCGACGGCTTGGAAGTGTGCCGCCGCATCCGCGCCCGCAAGCAGATGGAGAGCGTGCGGCTCATCACCATGACGTCCAACCACTCGCCTGACGTGGTGGAGCAGTCGAAGCAGGCCGGCGCCATCGCCTGCCTGGCCAAGCCGCTGGACGTGCAGCAGGTGCTGGAGCTGTTCCGCATCCCGCTGGCGCTCGGCGTCAAGAAGTAG
- a CDS encoding KdsC family phosphatase, whose translation MTGTQPKPTQEELSARAARVRLLVFDVDGVLTDGGLYYGGDGELMKRFDVKDGHALVMARLMGLPAALLTARTSTIVEVRGRELGLAAILQGKKEKTPALEELLTQFSIPPESCAYMGDDLNDLGPMSHVGLSSCPADAVPEVRQEAHFVAQNRGGHGAARELVELCLKASGRWEEAVGLMRRSEKKSGRVG comes from the coding sequence ATGACGGGGACACAGCCCAAGCCGACCCAAGAGGAATTGTCCGCGCGGGCCGCGCGGGTGCGCCTGCTTGTGTTCGACGTGGATGGCGTGCTCACCGATGGGGGGCTGTACTACGGCGGCGACGGCGAGCTGATGAAGCGCTTCGACGTGAAGGACGGCCATGCGCTGGTGATGGCCCGGCTGATGGGGCTGCCCGCCGCCCTGCTCACGGCGCGGACCTCCACCATCGTCGAAGTCCGCGGGCGAGAACTCGGGCTTGCCGCTATCCTCCAGGGGAAGAAGGAAAAAACCCCTGCCCTCGAAGAACTGCTCACCCAGTTCTCCATACCTCCTGAGTCCTGTGCTTATATGGGGGACGACCTGAACGATCTGGGTCCGATGTCACACGTAGGACTTTCTTCCTGTCCTGCGGACGCCGTACCCGAAGTGCGCCAAGAAGCCCACTTCGTGGCCCAGAACCGCGGAGGCCATGGCGCCGCCAGGGAGTTGGTGGAGCTGTGTCTCAAGGCCAGTGGACGGTGGGAAGAGGCGGTAGGTTTGATGAGACGGTCGGAGAAGAAGAGCGGTCGAGTAGGTTGA
- the kdsA gene encoding 3-deoxy-8-phosphooctulonate synthase translates to MITLAGHTVGPGQKLFVIAGPDVIESEELALRHAHLLKGITARLGVPYAFKCSYDKANRTSGKSFRGPGLKEGLRVLRRIREEVGVPILTDVHDISQVGPAAEVVDIIQIPAFLCRQTDLVEAVARSGRGVNLKKGQFVAPKDIVHSARKAMECGNPNVLVTERGASFGYNNLVVDMRGFLQMREAGLSVCFDATHSVQLPSAGNGETAGERKFVPLLSRAAAAAGIDALFTEVHEDPDRALCDGPCSLTPQMFEDVVQSVLSIRRALGHEPAV, encoded by the coding sequence ATGATCACCCTCGCGGGCCACACCGTGGGCCCTGGCCAGAAGCTGTTCGTCATCGCCGGACCGGATGTCATCGAGTCCGAGGAGCTGGCGCTGCGCCATGCGCACCTGCTCAAGGGCATCACCGCCCGGCTCGGGGTGCCCTATGCCTTCAAGTGCTCCTACGACAAGGCCAACCGCACCAGCGGCAAGTCCTTCCGCGGCCCGGGCCTGAAGGAAGGCCTGCGGGTGCTGCGGCGCATCCGCGAGGAGGTGGGTGTGCCCATCCTCACGGACGTCCACGACATCAGCCAGGTGGGCCCCGCCGCCGAGGTGGTGGACATCATCCAGATTCCCGCCTTCCTGTGCCGGCAGACGGACCTGGTGGAGGCCGTGGCCCGCTCGGGCCGGGGCGTGAACCTCAAGAAGGGCCAGTTCGTGGCCCCCAAGGACATCGTCCACTCGGCGCGCAAGGCCATGGAGTGTGGCAATCCCAACGTGCTGGTGACCGAGCGCGGGGCCTCCTTCGGCTACAACAACCTCGTGGTGGACATGCGCGGCTTCCTCCAGATGCGCGAGGCGGGCCTGTCCGTGTGCTTCGACGCCACGCACTCGGTGCAGCTGCCCTCGGCCGGCAACGGCGAGACGGCCGGGGAGCGCAAGTTCGTGCCGCTGCTGTCCCGCGCCGCCGCCGCGGCCGGCATCGACGCACTGTTCACCGAAGTGCACGAGGACCCGGACCGTGCCCTGTGTGACGGTCCGTGCTCACTCACACCCCAAATGTTTGAAGACGTGGTACAAAGTGTGCTGTCGATTCGCCGGGCCCTGGGCCACGAACCGGCGGTGTGA
- a CDS encoding CTP synthase: protein MRSKKTKYIFVTGGVVSSLGKGLASASIGALLENRGLNITLLKLDPYINVDPGTMSPFQHGEVYVTEDGGETDMDLGHYERFTHARMSRTNNFTTGRIYHAVIMKERRGEYLGKTVQVIPHITDEIKANIRQASQDVDVVIVEVGGTVGDIESLPFLEAIRQMRYDVGSQNAVYVHLTLLPYIGAAGEVKTKPTQHSVMKLREIGIQPDFLLCRTDREISRELKDKIAMFCNVDTGNVFTSPDVRSVYELPLELHRQGLDERLAEVLNIWSRAPHLERWETITRRIYEPARGEVKIGIVGKYVDLKESYKSLNEALLHGGIANDVRVNLHFVDSQEVEEKGPEKLLAGVDAILVPGGFGVRGTEGKIAAVRHAREKKIPFFGICLGLQMAVVEFSRGVLGIKDADSLEFNAHTPNPVVTLMESQVHVQDKGGTMRLGSYACALQPGTLAHKLYGQELIQERHRHRYEVNNAYRGRLQEAGLIISGHNPDLNLVEMIELKEHPYFVGCQFHPEFKSKPFAPHPLFSGFIKAALTQRDAPRGASQVQA from the coding sequence ATGCGCTCCAAGAAGACCAAGTACATCTTCGTGACCGGCGGCGTGGTCAGCTCTCTGGGCAAGGGGCTCGCATCGGCGTCCATTGGCGCCCTGCTGGAGAACCGCGGGCTCAACATCACGCTGCTCAAGCTGGATCCGTACATCAACGTGGATCCCGGCACGATGAGCCCCTTCCAGCACGGCGAGGTCTACGTCACCGAGGACGGCGGCGAGACCGACATGGATCTCGGCCACTACGAGCGGTTCACCCACGCGCGGATGAGCCGCACGAACAACTTCACCACCGGCCGCATCTACCACGCCGTCATCATGAAGGAGCGGCGCGGCGAGTACCTGGGCAAGACGGTCCAGGTGATTCCCCACATCACCGATGAGATCAAGGCCAACATCCGCCAGGCCTCCCAGGACGTGGACGTCGTCATCGTGGAGGTGGGCGGCACGGTGGGTGACATCGAGTCCCTGCCGTTCCTCGAGGCCATCCGGCAGATGCGCTACGACGTGGGCAGCCAGAACGCCGTCTACGTGCACCTGACGCTGCTGCCCTACATCGGCGCGGCCGGCGAGGTGAAGACCAAGCCCACCCAGCACTCGGTGATGAAGCTGCGGGAGATCGGCATCCAGCCGGACTTCCTCCTGTGCCGCACGGACCGGGAAATCTCCCGGGAGCTGAAGGACAAGATCGCCATGTTCTGCAACGTGGACACGGGCAACGTGTTCACCTCGCCGGACGTGCGGAGCGTGTACGAGCTGCCGCTGGAGCTGCACCGCCAGGGGCTCGACGAGCGGCTGGCGGAGGTGCTCAACATCTGGAGCCGCGCGCCGCACCTGGAGCGCTGGGAGACCATCACCCGCCGCATCTACGAGCCGGCGCGCGGCGAGGTGAAGATCGGCATCGTCGGCAAGTACGTGGACCTGAAGGAGAGCTACAAGAGCCTCAACGAGGCCCTGCTCCACGGCGGCATCGCCAACGACGTGCGGGTGAACCTGCACTTCGTGGATTCCCAGGAGGTGGAGGAGAAGGGGCCCGAGAAGCTCCTGGCCGGGGTGGACGCCATCCTGGTGCCGGGCGGCTTCGGGGTGCGCGGCACGGAGGGGAAAATCGCCGCCGTGCGCCACGCCCGCGAGAAGAAGATCCCCTTCTTCGGCATCTGCCTGGGGCTGCAGATGGCGGTGGTGGAGTTCAGCCGCGGCGTGCTGGGCATCAAGGACGCCGACTCGCTGGAGTTCAATGCGCACACCCCGAACCCGGTGGTGACGCTCATGGAGAGCCAGGTCCACGTGCAGGACAAGGGCGGCACCATGCGCCTGGGCAGCTACGCGTGCGCGCTCCAGCCGGGCACCCTGGCCCACAAGCTCTACGGGCAGGAGCTCATCCAGGAGCGCCACCGCCACCGCTACGAGGTGAACAACGCCTACCGGGGGCGGCTCCAGGAGGCCGGGCTCATCATCTCCGGCCACAATCCCGACCTGAATCTGGTGGAGATGATCGAACTGAAGGAACATCCCTACTTCGTCGGCTGCCAGTTCCACCCCGAATTCAAGAGCAAGCCTTTCGCCCCCCATCCCCTCTTCTCCGGCTTCATCAAGGCGGCGCTCACCCAGCGTGACGCCCCCCGTGGAGCCTCGCAGGTGCAGGCATGA